In Rhinopithecus roxellana isolate Shanxi Qingling chromosome 4, ASM756505v1, whole genome shotgun sequence, a single genomic region encodes these proteins:
- the KHDC1L gene encoding putative KHDC1-like protein, translating to MDMGTGALSKEPWWTLPENFHAPMVFHMEEDQEELIFGLGDTYLRCIELHSHTLIQLESCFTATGQTRVTVVGPPMAKQWLLLMFHCVGSHYSKCHAQGLKMLERVRSQPLTNDDLVASISLPPYTGD from the exons ATGGACATGGGAACAGGTGCTCTCAGCAAGGAGCCGTGGTGGACCCTACCCGAAAACTTTCATGCTCCAATGGTGTTCCACATGGAAGAGGACCAGGAGGAGCTCATCTTCG GACTTGGTGACACATACCTTCGCTGCATTGAGCTGCACAGCCACACCCTTATTCAGCTGGAGAGTTGTTTTACAGCTACAGGCCAGACTCGTGTGACTGTAGTTGGACCACCAATGGCAAAGCAGTGGCTGCTGCTCATGTTCCATTGCGTGGGGAGCCACTACTCCAAGTGTCACGCTCAAG GTCTGAAGATGCTCGAGCGTGTCCGAAGCCAGCCCCTGACCAACGATGACCTGGTCGCCTCCATTAGCCTGCCACCGTACACTGGAGACTGA